From a single Streptomyces sp. NBC_00377 genomic region:
- a CDS encoding helix-turn-helix domain-containing protein has protein sequence MIETVLRSEDLPIADRFAWWREMTSQTLTPTEITSDHADDFRACFQLLDLGAAQVSVLSYPSLRSRRTSALVRRSDPELYHLALTVRGRQSISRCQRDASVGVGDLLLYDSSQPCDASAFPDDAGAVEGIVVNVPRTAIPLPAAKVDRLLGAPLPGDSGMGALLSQFLIRLAPESHACRPQDAIRLGGLTVDLITAFLAHHTDTEDSVPRESRQQALMAGIHSFIERNLADPQLSPATVAASHHISVRYLHRLFQAQGVTVSAWIRHRRLEGCRRDLVSPQLSDRPIGFLAARWGYVRASEFTRAFRRAYGIPPNTYRQEALLGTQRTDRQPNVGP, from the coding sequence GTGATCGAGACCGTGTTGCGCAGTGAGGACCTACCAATAGCCGATCGCTTCGCGTGGTGGCGGGAGATGACGTCGCAGACACTCACGCCCACGGAGATCACCAGCGACCACGCCGATGACTTCCGTGCCTGCTTCCAGCTGCTGGACCTTGGGGCCGCTCAGGTGTCGGTGCTGTCCTATCCGTCATTGCGCTCACGTCGCACGTCGGCGCTGGTGCGTCGCTCCGACCCCGAGCTGTACCACCTGGCCCTGACAGTCAGAGGCCGACAGAGCATCTCCCGTTGCCAGCGTGACGCGTCAGTGGGGGTTGGGGATCTGTTGCTGTACGACAGCTCGCAGCCGTGCGACGCCTCGGCCTTCCCCGACGACGCCGGTGCCGTCGAGGGGATCGTCGTGAACGTGCCACGTACGGCGATTCCTCTCCCTGCGGCGAAGGTGGACCGCCTCCTCGGGGCTCCGTTACCGGGCGACAGCGGTATGGGGGCCCTCCTGTCACAGTTCTTGATCCGCCTGGCACCTGAGTCCCACGCATGCCGGCCGCAGGACGCCATACGTCTGGGCGGACTCACCGTGGACCTGATCACCGCGTTCCTCGCGCACCACACGGACACCGAGGACAGCGTTCCACGTGAGAGCCGTCAGCAGGCGCTGATGGCCGGCATCCACTCCTTCATCGAACGCAATCTGGCCGACCCCCAGTTGTCGCCCGCCACCGTCGCCGCCTCCCACCACATCTCCGTGCGGTACCTGCACCGACTGTTCCAGGCTCAGGGCGTCACCGTAAGCGCCTGGATCCGGCACCGGCGCCTGGAGGGCTGCCGCCGGGACCTCGTCAGTCCCCAACTGTCCGACAGGCCCATCGGCTTCCTGGCCGCACGCTGGGGCTATGTCCGTGCTTCCGAATTCACCCGCGCATTCCGCAGGGCCTACGGGATCCCGCCGAACACGTATCGGCAAGAGGCACTCCTCGGCACACAGCGCACCGACCGCCAACCGAATGTAGGGCCCTGA
- a CDS encoding type 1 glutamine amidotransferase domain-containing protein has translation MKVLIVLTSHDELGNTGHKTGFWLEELAAPYYRFKEAGWEITLASPKGGQPPLDPKSNEPGFQTDDTRRFEADPEATNALADTARLDAVSAGDFDTVFYPGGHGPLWDLAEDTVSARLIETTLRSGKPVALVCHAPGVLRHTVNEDGTPLVSGKKVTGFANSEEEAVQLTDVVPFLVEDELTKLGGLYSKTGDWQPYVLQDGLLITGQNPASSAPAADALIELVTKGGV, from the coding sequence ATGAAGGTTCTGATCGTCCTCACCTCGCACGACGAGCTGGGAAACACCGGCCACAAGACCGGGTTCTGGCTGGAGGAGCTGGCGGCTCCGTACTACCGCTTCAAGGAGGCCGGCTGGGAGATCACCCTCGCCTCCCCGAAGGGCGGACAGCCGCCGCTGGACCCCAAGAGCAACGAACCCGGCTTCCAGACCGACGACACCCGGCGCTTCGAGGCCGACCCCGAGGCGACCAACGCACTGGCCGACACCGCGCGCCTCGACGCGGTCTCGGCCGGCGACTTCGACACGGTCTTCTACCCGGGCGGGCACGGACCGCTGTGGGACCTGGCCGAGGACACCGTCTCCGCGCGGCTGATCGAAACCACTCTCCGCTCCGGCAAGCCGGTGGCACTCGTGTGCCACGCACCCGGCGTCCTGCGCCACACCGTCAACGAGGACGGCACCCCGCTGGTCTCGGGTAAGAAGGTCACCGGATTCGCCAACTCCGAGGAGGAGGCCGTCCAGCTCACCGACGTCGTCCCCTTCCTGGTCGAGGACGAACTCACCAAGCTCGGTGGCCTCTACTCCAAGACCGGCGACTGGCAGCCCTACGTCCTGCAGGACGGTCTGCTGATCACCGGGCAGAACCCGGCTTCCTCGGCTCCCGCAGCCGACGCCCTGATCGAGCTGGTCACCAAGGGCGGCGTGTGA
- a CDS encoding DEAD/DEAH box helicase: MISLREHQVTQKAKIREWASFFARSPMPARGARGMLVSATGSGKTITAAASALECFPGGRILVTVPTLDLLVQTAQAWRLVGHRAPMVAVCSLENDPVLNELGVRTTTNPIQLALWARSGPVVVFATYASLVDRDDPEDPTGQRKVRGPLEAALTGGERLYGQQMDGFDLAIVDEAHSTAGDLGRPWAAIHDNARIPADFRLYLTATPRILAAPRPQKGAGGQEAEIATMADDLDGTYGAWLAELGLSEAIEREILAGFEIDVLEIRDPSPVLGESEEARRGRRLALLQTALLEHAAAWNLRTVMTFHQKVDEAAAFAEKLPETAAELYMNDASDEDLAAADRLPASSIDAAFYELETGRHVPPERVWSAWLCGDHLVSERREILRQFANGIDAAGRRVHRAFLASVRVLGEGVDITGERGVEAICFADTRGSQVEIVQNIGRALRLNRDGTTKVARIIVPIFLEPGEDPTDMVASASFRPLVAVLQGLRSHDERLVEQLASRALTSGKRKVHVRRNEDGQIVEAGGEDQEQDDTDAAAEAALLHFSSPRDAATIAAFLRTRVYRPESLVWLEGYQALLRWRKENEITGLYAVPYDVETEVGVTKDFPLGRWVHQQRKALRAGELEERRKTLLDDPEAGMVWEPGEEAWENKLAALRSYRRAMGHLAPRQDAVWGEGEAMVPVGQHMANLRRKGGLGKDPERAAQRAKQLAAVDPDWNCPWPLDWQRHYRILADLVEDEPGGVLPEIQPGVLMDGDDIGRWLQRQSQPATWAQLSTEQQERLSKLGVKPVQAPSPAPAATRATKGPGKAQQAFQRGLTALTQWIEREGHRPVPRKAVETLPDGTETKLGIWYSNIKTRRDKLTQEQLVALRKLGVEWA; this comes from the coding sequence GTGATCAGCCTCCGGGAGCATCAGGTAACACAAAAAGCAAAAATTCGGGAGTGGGCTAGTTTCTTTGCAAGATCGCCTATGCCTGCCCGGGGAGCGCGGGGCATGCTGGTGTCCGCGACCGGATCCGGGAAAACGATCACCGCTGCCGCGAGTGCGCTCGAGTGCTTCCCCGGCGGGCGGATCCTCGTCACCGTCCCGACCCTTGACCTGCTCGTGCAGACCGCCCAGGCGTGGCGGCTGGTGGGCCACCGGGCACCGATGGTCGCGGTGTGCTCGCTGGAGAACGACCCGGTACTGAACGAGCTGGGAGTGCGCACCACCACCAACCCGATCCAGCTCGCCCTGTGGGCCAGGTCCGGGCCGGTGGTCGTGTTCGCCACGTACGCCTCTCTCGTGGACCGCGACGACCCGGAGGACCCGACGGGCCAGCGGAAGGTTCGCGGGCCGCTGGAGGCCGCCCTGACGGGCGGGGAGCGGCTCTACGGACAGCAAATGGACGGCTTCGACCTCGCGATCGTGGACGAAGCGCACTCAACCGCAGGCGATCTTGGCCGTCCGTGGGCGGCAATCCACGACAACGCCCGCATCCCCGCTGACTTCCGGCTCTACCTCACCGCCACCCCGCGCATCCTCGCCGCGCCCCGGCCGCAGAAAGGCGCGGGCGGCCAGGAGGCGGAGATCGCGACCATGGCCGACGACCTCGACGGCACCTACGGCGCATGGCTCGCCGAGCTCGGACTCTCGGAGGCGATCGAGCGCGAAATCCTCGCCGGTTTCGAGATCGACGTGCTGGAGATCCGCGACCCCTCACCCGTCCTCGGGGAATCCGAGGAGGCGCGGCGCGGCCGGCGCCTGGCCCTGTTGCAGACCGCGCTCCTGGAGCACGCCGCCGCGTGGAATCTGCGCACCGTCATGACGTTCCACCAGAAGGTCGACGAAGCCGCCGCGTTCGCGGAGAAGCTCCCCGAGACGGCAGCCGAGCTGTACATGAACGACGCCTCCGACGAGGACCTGGCGGCCGCGGACCGGCTCCCCGCGTCGTCGATCGACGCGGCCTTCTATGAACTGGAGACCGGCCGGCACGTGCCGCCGGAGCGGGTGTGGTCGGCGTGGCTGTGCGGCGACCACCTCGTCAGTGAGCGGCGCGAGATCCTGCGGCAGTTCGCCAACGGCATCGACGCGGCCGGGCGCCGGGTCCACCGCGCCTTCCTCGCCAGCGTTCGCGTTCTCGGGGAAGGCGTCGACATCACCGGCGAACGGGGAGTGGAGGCCATCTGCTTCGCCGACACCCGCGGCTCCCAGGTCGAAATCGTGCAGAACATCGGCCGCGCGCTCAGGCTGAACCGCGACGGCACCACGAAGGTCGCCAGGATCATCGTGCCGATCTTCCTGGAGCCCGGCGAGGACCCCACCGACATGGTCGCCAGCGCCTCCTTCCGCCCCCTCGTAGCGGTCCTTCAGGGCCTGCGTTCGCATGACGAACGTCTGGTCGAGCAGCTCGCTTCCCGTGCGCTCACGAGCGGGAAGCGCAAGGTCCACGTCCGGCGAAACGAGGACGGGCAGATCGTCGAGGCCGGCGGCGAGGACCAGGAGCAGGACGACACCGACGCCGCTGCCGAGGCGGCCCTGCTGCACTTCTCCAGCCCGCGCGACGCCGCGACCATCGCCGCCTTCCTGCGCACCCGGGTCTACCGGCCGGAGTCCCTGGTGTGGCTGGAGGGCTACCAGGCCCTGCTCCGGTGGCGGAAGGAGAACGAGATCACCGGCCTCTACGCCGTTCCCTACGACGTCGAGACCGAAGTCGGGGTCACGAAGGATTTCCCGCTAGGGCGCTGGGTCCACCAGCAGCGGAAGGCACTGCGGGCCGGAGAGCTGGAGGAGCGGCGCAAGACCCTGCTCGACGACCCGGAGGCCGGCATGGTGTGGGAGCCGGGCGAGGAAGCCTGGGAGAACAAGCTCGCCGCGCTGCGGTCCTACCGACGGGCCATGGGGCACCTCGCTCCGCGTCAGGACGCGGTGTGGGGCGAGGGCGAGGCGATGGTGCCGGTCGGCCAGCACATGGCCAACCTGCGCCGGAAGGGCGGCCTGGGCAAGGACCCGGAGCGGGCGGCACAGCGCGCGAAGCAGCTGGCCGCAGTCGACCCGGACTGGAACTGCCCCTGGCCACTGGACTGGCAACGCCACTACCGCATCCTCGCCGACCTCGTCGAGGACGAACCCGGCGGTGTCCTGCCCGAGATCCAGCCGGGCGTGCTGATGGACGGCGATGACATCGGGCGGTGGCTCCAGCGGCAGTCCCAGCCGGCTACTTGGGCCCAGCTGTCGACCGAACAGCAGGAGCGGCTGTCCAAGCTGGGCGTGAAGCCCGTCCAGGCACCGTCTCCCGCCCCTGCTGCCACGCGTGCGACTAAGGGCCCAGGCAAGGCGCAGCAGGCGTTCCAACGCGGCCTGACAGCCCTCACGCAATGGATCGAGCGCGAAGGCCACCGACCGGTACCCCGTAAGGCGGTGGAGACCTTGCCCGACGGGACCGAGACCAAGCTCGGCATCTGGTACAGCAACATCAAGACCAGGCGCGACAAGCTCACCCAGGAGCAGCTGGTCGCGCTCCGGAAGTTGGGCGTCGAATGGGCATGA
- the tpg gene encoding telomere-protecting terminal protein Tpg: MSLFGNGLDAAVHKAFTRPAPKSAGAQMRYLVKQLKGTKAVAQMLRISQRTVERYVKNQIKKPRPDLAARLEREVKKRWQPQIRAQARQKAATTGGIVIDTRARIGYTAPIGTTDEDRLRHLTVALPPRYAARLSDGQEAGATDRQLQQIAAEALKEMYFQDNGRRAGQLEEVRASLRNAVP; the protein is encoded by the coding sequence ATGAGCCTGTTCGGCAACGGCCTGGACGCCGCAGTGCACAAGGCGTTCACCCGCCCGGCGCCCAAGAGCGCGGGAGCGCAGATGCGGTACCTGGTCAAGCAGCTCAAGGGCACCAAAGCGGTCGCCCAGATGCTGCGGATCTCGCAGCGCACGGTCGAGCGGTACGTGAAGAACCAGATCAAGAAGCCCCGCCCGGACCTCGCCGCCCGCCTGGAGCGGGAGGTGAAGAAGCGGTGGCAGCCGCAGATCCGCGCCCAGGCGCGGCAAAAGGCGGCGACCACCGGCGGCATCGTCATCGACACCCGCGCCCGCATCGGCTACACCGCACCAATCGGCACGACGGACGAGGACCGCCTTCGACACCTGACCGTCGCGCTGCCGCCCCGCTACGCCGCCCGCCTCTCCGACGGCCAAGAGGCCGGCGCCACCGACCGGCAGCTCCAGCAGATCGCCGCCGAAGCACTCAAGGAGATGTACTTCCAGGACAACGGCCGCCGCGCCGGCCAGCTGGAGGAGGTCCGCGCATCCTTGAGGAACGCCGTGCCCTGA
- a CDS encoding NAD-dependent epimerase/dehydratase family protein, whose product MLTLVTGTTGQVGRRFVPRLLAQRQPGEQVRVLVRDAARGERFAELGAQVAVGDMRDEETLGKALAGVDAVVNVAASFRGVPDEEAWAVNRDAAVALGRAAQALGVERFVQVSTDNVYGVGRGRPLTEEDESRPGGEMWGAYPESKAAAERELLYAPGIAGRIYNIADDAPVTTVELYRLNGVEVPAGLHELTDPDPWFGIMSSQRIRRELGFRPIYPSVWTARDAGAL is encoded by the coding sequence ATGCTGACCTTGGTGACTGGTACGACGGGACAGGTCGGGCGCCGCTTCGTGCCGAGGCTGCTGGCCCAGCGGCAGCCGGGCGAACAGGTGCGCGTGTTGGTACGGGACGCGGCCCGCGGCGAGCGCTTCGCGGAGCTGGGCGCGCAAGTCGCCGTAGGAGACATGCGCGACGAGGAGACACTGGGCAAGGCACTCGCCGGCGTGGACGCCGTCGTGAACGTCGCCGCCTCCTTCCGCGGGGTGCCCGACGAGGAGGCTTGGGCCGTCAACCGGGACGCCGCGGTGGCCCTGGGCCGCGCCGCGCAGGCCTTGGGCGTGGAGCGGTTCGTGCAGGTCAGCACGGACAATGTGTACGGCGTCGGACGGGGCCGTCCGCTGACCGAGGAGGACGAGAGCCGGCCGGGCGGTGAGATGTGGGGCGCCTACCCCGAGTCCAAGGCCGCCGCCGAGCGCGAACTGCTGTACGCGCCGGGCATCGCCGGCCGGATCTACAACATCGCCGATGACGCCCCCGTCACGACGGTCGAGCTGTACCGGCTCAACGGCGTCGAGGTGCCCGCCGGGCTCCACGAGCTGACGGACCCCGACCCGTGGTTCGGGATCATGTCCAGCCAGCGGATTCGCCGGGAGCTCGGCTTCCGGCCGATCTACCCGAGCGTCTGGACGGCCCGGGACGCCGGAGCCCTGTGA
- a CDS encoding DUF1330 domain-containing protein: MLRERVTNPAEPALCAVSARAARAGHDVTPLVGYGAIETLQGAPFDGVLIHRFPSVAHARAWYESPAYQAALPPPPGRCGLPRAHRRRSRRHPGPLRRRGVRLHRTAAQTDTVRAAGTTPVSGDLIADANSPPGRP, from the coding sequence ATGCTCCGCGAGCGCGTGACAAACCCGGCCGAGCCGGCCCTCTGCGCCGTCTCGGCCCGGGCCGCCCGGGCAGGCCACGACGTGACACCCCTCGTCGGGTACGGGGCGATCGAAACCCTTCAGGGCGCGCCGTTCGACGGTGTGCTGATCCATCGCTTCCCGAGCGTTGCGCACGCGCGGGCCTGGTACGAGAGCCCGGCCTACCAGGCAGCGCTGCCCCCACCGCCGGGCCGGTGCGGACTGCCGCGTGCTCATCGTCGAAGGAGCCGACGACACCCGGGCCCGCTGAGACGACGAGGTGTCCGTCTGCATCGCACTGCGGCGCAGACGGACACCGTCCGGGCAGCAGGCACCACACCGGTCAGCGGCGACCTGATCGCCGACGCGAACTCGCCGCCCGGCCGGCCATGA
- a CDS encoding TetR/AcrR family transcriptional regulator, with protein MPAATRTTDTRRIVLDAAQRIMARKGYSAVGINEVLAEAGVPKGSFYHYFASKDAFGEAILKSYFADYLTDMDGILARPGQPAAERLMAYWQQWRQTQSLQECQGKCLAVKLGAEVADLSEPMRLALKEGTSAIVDRIEQAITGGLEDGSLSVDGEARDVAEALYDMWLGASVMAKIHRSLAPLDTVTATTRRLLHL; from the coding sequence ATGCCAGCCGCCACCCGCACCACGGACACCCGTCGGATCGTCCTCGATGCCGCCCAGCGGATCATGGCCCGCAAGGGATACTCGGCTGTCGGTATCAATGAGGTGCTCGCGGAGGCCGGCGTGCCGAAGGGGTCCTTCTATCACTACTTCGCCTCGAAGGACGCCTTCGGTGAAGCGATCCTGAAGAGCTACTTCGCGGACTACCTCACGGACATGGACGGTATTCTCGCCCGCCCGGGTCAGCCGGCGGCCGAGCGGCTGATGGCCTACTGGCAGCAGTGGCGGCAGACGCAGAGCCTCCAGGAGTGCCAGGGCAAGTGCCTGGCCGTGAAACTCGGCGCCGAGGTCGCCGACCTGTCCGAGCCGATGCGCCTGGCCCTGAAGGAAGGCACGAGCGCCATCGTGGACCGCATCGAGCAGGCGATCACCGGCGGCCTGGAGGACGGCTCTCTCTCGGTCGACGGCGAGGCCCGCGATGTCGCAGAGGCCCTGTACGACATGTGGCTCGGTGCGAGCGTCATGGCCAAGATCCACCGTAGTCTGGCCCCGCTCGACACCGTCACCGCGACAACCCGCAGGCTTCTGCACCTGTAG
- a CDS encoding helix-turn-helix domain-containing protein, translating to MISQAHFRTTMASDHLDDFLASSQALNLGDIQTFAQSYPPMHARRTPAMIRQGDPEVFQLWLTVRGEVGLSQSGRHVGVGEGDLVLYDSSRPCQAQTAARDHPDVSSLIVQIPRARLPLHSNTLDRLTLTRIQGQTGIGALFRHYLTDLMNHAPQYEECDAPRLAGVTLDLLSAMLAQAARTEDLLPPETQHTALRTRINAFIQQHLEDPGLTPTSIAAAHQISVRYLHQLYQGQGTTIADGIRRSRLQRIHRDLADPRLNARSISSIAARWGLLEPTSFSRAFKTLYGITPRDHRHQTRYRGL from the coding sequence ATGATCTCCCAGGCGCACTTTCGCACCACGATGGCCAGCGATCACCTGGATGACTTCCTCGCCAGCTCTCAGGCACTGAACCTGGGCGACATCCAGACCTTCGCGCAAAGCTACCCGCCCATGCATGCGCGCCGGACCCCGGCGATGATCCGGCAAGGTGATCCGGAGGTGTTCCAGCTGTGGCTCACCGTCCGTGGGGAAGTCGGGCTCAGCCAGTCGGGCCGGCACGTCGGCGTCGGCGAGGGCGATCTGGTGCTCTACGACTCCTCCCGGCCCTGCCAGGCCCAAACCGCGGCCCGTGACCACCCGGACGTCTCATCACTGATCGTGCAGATACCCCGGGCCAGACTGCCCCTGCACTCCAACACCCTCGACCGGCTCACCCTGACCCGCATCCAGGGACAGACAGGCATCGGCGCACTGTTCCGCCACTACCTCACCGACCTGATGAACCACGCGCCCCAGTACGAGGAATGCGACGCACCCCGCCTGGCAGGCGTCACCCTCGATCTGCTCAGCGCCATGCTCGCCCAGGCCGCCCGGACCGAAGACCTCCTGCCGCCCGAAACGCAGCACACCGCCCTACGTACCCGGATCAACGCGTTCATCCAGCAACACCTCGAGGACCCCGGCCTCACACCGACCTCCATCGCCGCCGCCCACCAGATCTCCGTCCGCTACCTCCACCAGCTCTACCAGGGCCAGGGAACCACCATCGCCGACGGCATACGCCGCAGCAGATTGCAACGCATCCACCGCGACCTGGCCGACCCCCGCCTCAACGCCCGGTCCATCAGCTCCATCGCCGCACGCTGGGGATTGCTCGAGCCCACATCCTTCAGCCGCGCCTTCAAGACGCTGTACGGCATCACACCACGCGACCACCGCCACCAGACCCGGTACCGCGGGTTATAG